A single region of the Pseudorhodoplanes sp. genome encodes:
- the mog gene encoding molybdopterin adenylyltransferase, with protein sequence MRIGILTISDRASGGQYEDVSGPAIEAWLTRAIRSPWTSCRRIVPDGLESVCDALIALCDDDGADLVLTTGGTGPAPRDLTPEAMRAVIVRELPGFGELMRRVSFNTVPTAILSRQSAGIRGHTLIVTLPGKPTSIAVCLDAVFPAIPYCLDLIGAGRIETDPDICLAFRPA encoded by the coding sequence GTGCGCATTGGCATTCTTACCATTTCAGACCGGGCAAGTGGCGGACAGTATGAAGACGTGAGCGGTCCTGCGATCGAAGCTTGGCTCACGCGCGCGATTCGTTCCCCGTGGACCTCGTGTCGCCGCATCGTCCCCGACGGCCTTGAATCGGTGTGCGACGCCCTGATCGCGCTGTGCGACGACGACGGTGCCGATCTCGTCTTGACCACCGGCGGCACCGGCCCCGCGCCGCGCGACCTAACACCCGAAGCAATGCGGGCTGTGATTGTGCGCGAGTTGCCCGGGTTTGGTGAGCTCATGCGGCGCGTCAGCTTCAACACGGTGCCGACGGCGATCCTGTCGCGCCAATCCGCCGGCATACGCGGCCATACATTGATTGTGACCCTGCCTGGAAAGCCGACCTCAATCGCCGTGTGCCTCGACGCAGTATTTCCGGCGATCCCCTATTGTTTGGACCTGATTGGAGCCGGACGAATCGAGACCGATCCCGATATTTGCCTTGCTTTTCGCCCGGCATGA
- a CDS encoding transferase hexapeptide repeat family protein — MSSNKRKIYSIDGIAPVIDPTAFVHPDAIIIGDVVIGAGCYVAPGASLRGDFSRIVLEHGSNVQDNCTLHTLPGTDVVIGPDGHIGHGAIIHSARIGRNAMVGMHSVIMDHAVIGESAIIAAMSFVATDVEIPPCHLAAGIPARVLRELTDDELAIKIEATQQYHQLAKRSLATHIAAQPLTHFDPGRKRMDEGMSLPLRDARRKRRNPRHDRK; from the coding sequence ATGAGCTCGAACAAACGCAAAATCTATTCCATCGACGGCATCGCACCGGTCATCGATCCGACCGCTTTCGTGCACCCCGATGCCATCATCATTGGCGATGTGGTGATCGGCGCAGGCTGCTACGTGGCGCCGGGTGCATCGCTGCGCGGAGATTTCAGCCGCATCGTGCTGGAGCATGGCTCCAATGTGCAGGACAACTGCACGCTGCACACGTTGCCCGGCACGGACGTCGTAATCGGACCCGACGGACATATCGGGCACGGCGCCATTATCCACAGCGCGCGCATCGGAAGGAACGCAATGGTCGGCATGCATTCGGTGATCATGGACCACGCCGTCATCGGCGAATCCGCGATCATCGCGGCCATGAGCTTTGTTGCGACCGACGTCGAGATTCCGCCGTGTCATCTGGCGGCGGGCATTCCGGCCAGGGTCTTGCGCGAACTGACCGACGATGAGCTGGCCATCAAGATCGAGGCGACCCAGCAATATCATCAGTTGGCGAAAAGAAGCCTGGCGACGCATATTGCGGCGCAGCCGTTGACGCATTTCGACCCCGGCCGGAAGCGGATGGATGAGGGTATGTCGCTTCCCTTGCGCGATGCGAGGCGAAAGCGCCGCAATCCTCGTCATGACCGAAAGTAG
- a CDS encoding Dabb family protein → MFRHVSLYRMVPEADLQAAIDILNALPAKVPGIINWTLGAHRSPPSGRSGHWDYGLVCDFRSFEDLQTYNSHPAHFEAVKAVLPMISAHAICDLSLTRINKTFGASWV, encoded by the coding sequence ATGTTCCGGCATGTGTCTCTCTACAGGATGGTGCCCGAGGCCGATCTGCAGGCGGCTATCGACATCCTCAATGCTCTGCCGGCAAAAGTGCCGGGAATCATCAACTGGACCCTGGGAGCGCATCGGTCGCCTCCCAGCGGGCGCAGCGGACACTGGGACTATGGCTTGGTGTGCGACTTCAGAAGCTTCGAGGATCTGCAGACTTACAACAGTCACCCGGCCCACTTTGAAGCCGTCAAGGCGGTCTTGCCAATGATCTCGGCGCACGCGATCTGCGATTTGAGTTTAACGCGGATAAATAAGACGTTTGGTGCCTCTTGGGTCTGA
- a CDS encoding AMP-binding protein, whose protein sequence is MRCYLSAGESLPENVYNRWREATGAPIVEGIGMTETIFMVIGGTPQDHRPGATGKPFSYTEVKLLDPEDQPVEPGSPGTLRLGSLCKDYWQQPEKTDAAFRDGWFRTGDVFVIDEEGWWRSSGPRRRSAQDIRAMGQPGGDRGMCDDSARCGGSHRRWRTG, encoded by the coding sequence GTGCGCTGCTATTTGTCGGCGGGCGAGTCGCTTCCCGAAAACGTCTATAACCGTTGGCGCGAGGCCACGGGCGCGCCGATCGTCGAAGGCATCGGCATGACCGAAACAATATTCATGGTGATAGGCGGCACGCCGCAGGACCATCGGCCGGGCGCCACCGGCAAGCCCTTTTCCTATACCGAAGTGAAGCTCCTCGATCCCGAAGACCAGCCGGTCGAACCGGGATCACCGGGGACGCTCCGTCTGGGCTCGCTGTGCAAAGATTATTGGCAGCAGCCGGAAAAGACCGACGCGGCCTTCCGCGACGGCTGGTTCCGCACCGGCGACGTCTTCGTCATCGATGAAGAAGGCTGGTGGCGATCATCAGGGCCGCGCCGACGATCTGCTCAAGATATCCGGGCAATGGGTCAGCCCGGCGGAGATCGAGGAATGTGCGACGACAGTGCCCGGTGTGGCGGAAGCCATCGTCGTTGGCGCACAGGATGA
- a CDS encoding DUF6455 family protein, with protein MRFHAPRPERRDAFACGTGRHFLQRLMRALGLDPVRLEQANAPLFRNLQRKCVSCDSHERCDAELQQGTYEADFQDYCPNADVLVSLRIGGGPIKRHAARSRVAVQSWGADSYEHAVTA; from the coding sequence ATGCGATTCCACGCACCGCGACCGGAAAGGCGCGACGCTTTCGCCTGCGGAACTGGGCGGCATTTCCTGCAACGATTGATGCGCGCGCTCGGACTCGATCCGGTTCGCCTCGAACAGGCGAATGCGCCACTGTTCCGCAATCTGCAGCGAAAATGCGTCTCCTGCGACTCCCACGAACGCTGCGACGCCGAGCTACAACAAGGCACCTACGAAGCCGACTTCCAGGACTATTGCCCGAATGCGGATGTCCTTGTTTCTCTGCGGATCGGCGGCGGCCCCATTAAGAGACATGCCGCGCGGTCTCGCGTTGCGGTTCAGAGTTGGGGGGCAGACAGTTACGAACACGCCGTCACGGCGTGA